A part of Streptomyces sp. DSM 40750 genomic DNA contains:
- a CDS encoding esterase-like activity of phytase family protein → MRLRTLLATVTAGLAAATTTLAAAGPVHANSSDSNVCSPSVSIGAYSDALDKTTYEGTFVGNFSALAVDRDGSLLAVSDRSSLFALDPRTLQPKGVVPLATETGAALDSEGLVVDRDGTRLVASETEPTVRRYDREGRILGSLPVPDALKVAPAGRAMTNQTFEGLTLLPGGRTLLASMEGALSGDTAGIVRFQTWQRHGFGRDFRLSAQYGYRADTGLGVVEVAALPGGRLLVLERGFTAGVGNTVRLYAADTRRATDTTGADVLTGQDGDGVRLVRKTLLADLVNCPTLGATAKQPQPNPLLDNIEGMTVTGQRHGRLNVLLVSDDNQNAVQTTRFYSLRVRVA, encoded by the coding sequence ATGCGTCTCAGAACCCTCCTCGCGACCGTCACCGCCGGCCTGGCCGCGGCCACGACCACCCTCGCCGCCGCCGGGCCGGTTCACGCCAACTCGTCGGACAGCAACGTCTGTTCGCCGTCAGTCTCCATCGGCGCGTACTCCGACGCCCTCGACAAGACGACGTACGAGGGCACCTTCGTCGGCAACTTCTCCGCCCTCGCCGTCGACCGGGACGGGTCCCTGCTCGCCGTCTCCGACCGGTCCTCACTCTTCGCCCTCGACCCCCGCACGCTCCAGCCGAAGGGCGTCGTCCCGCTCGCCACGGAGACCGGCGCCGCACTCGACTCCGAAGGGCTGGTCGTCGACCGGGACGGCACCCGCCTTGTCGCTTCCGAGACCGAGCCGACCGTACGGCGGTACGACCGGGAGGGCCGGATCCTGGGCAGCCTTCCCGTGCCCGACGCGCTGAAGGTCGCCCCGGCCGGGCGGGCCATGACCAACCAGACCTTCGAGGGGCTCACCCTCCTGCCCGGCGGGCGCACCCTGCTCGCCTCGATGGAGGGCGCGCTCTCCGGCGACACGGCCGGGATCGTCCGCTTCCAGACCTGGCAACGGCACGGCTTCGGACGGGACTTCCGGCTCTCCGCCCAGTACGGCTACCGCGCCGACACCGGTCTCGGCGTCGTGGAGGTGGCGGCCCTCCCGGGCGGACGGCTGCTCGTGCTGGAGCGGGGCTTCACCGCCGGCGTCGGCAACACGGTCCGCCTCTACGCGGCCGACACGCGCCGCGCCACGGACACCACCGGCGCCGACGTCCTCACCGGCCAGGACGGCGACGGCGTACGACTCGTCCGCAAGACCCTCCTCGCCGACCTCGTGAACTGCCCGACCCTCGGCGCGACCGCCAAGCAGCCGCAGCCGAACCCGCTGCTCGACAACATCGAGGGGATGACGGTCACCGGGCAGCGGCACGGGCGGCTGAACGTCCTGCTCGTCAGCGACGACAACCAGAACGCCGTACAGACGACGCGGTTCTACTCCCTCCGGGTCCGGGTGGCGTGA